A genomic window from bacterium includes:
- a CDS encoding Gfo/Idh/MocA family oxidoreductase: protein MSKSIINLAIVGCGGIAGAHLNGYTNLIKAGYDRFRFAALVDPNPANVEKFQTRINELTGDVPPGFATVEEMLKAGPIDGVDICSPHAMHHVNAIPCLKQGIPVMIEKPCGITIKASHKILAASEKSGAFVATAEQVRRCKPARAMEWAINKQKMMGAPRFMTMQVFGYQQFDWTAYAFAWRGLKLLGGGGMLVDAGAHFTDMMLHVFGPVKEVTCDLRTFFQPTLNGPLGIGKKKLDVEDTWLAQLRFESGFIADWGYCREARGHKTRTGVYYGSKGSLRDKQEWMHPFQFGADFVDNDGNELAYEEIEKQYMASLKPKQQEKLFPYGLGDGMSNETWDFVDAIDKGRQPEVTGYDGMMAKAVCYSLYESAAAGKWVSVADVASGKVNAYQKPIDEFWKI, encoded by the coding sequence ATGAGCAAGAGCATCATCAACCTGGCCATCGTCGGTTGCGGCGGCATTGCCGGCGCGCACCTGAACGGCTACACCAACCTCATCAAGGCCGGCTACGACCGCTTCCGCTTCGCCGCCCTGGTGGACCCGAACCCGGCCAATGTCGAGAAGTTCCAGACGCGCATCAATGAGCTGACCGGCGATGTGCCGCCGGGCTTCGCCACCGTCGAGGAGATGCTCAAGGCCGGCCCGATTGACGGGGTGGACATCTGCTCGCCCCACGCCATGCACCATGTCAACGCAATCCCCTGCCTGAAGCAGGGCATCCCGGTCATGATCGAAAAGCCCTGCGGCATCACGATCAAGGCCAGCCACAAGATCCTGGCGGCGTCGGAGAAGTCCGGGGCGTTCGTGGCCACCGCCGAGCAGGTCCGCCGCTGCAAGCCCGCGCGGGCGATGGAGTGGGCCATCAACAAGCAGAAGATGATGGGCGCTCCGCGCTTCATGACCATGCAGGTGTTCGGCTACCAGCAGTTCGACTGGACCGCCTACGCCTTCGCGTGGCGCGGGCTGAAGCTCCTGGGCGGCGGCGGGATGCTCGTGGACGCCGGCGCGCACTTCACCGACATGATGCTCCACGTCTTTGGCCCGGTGAAGGAAGTCACGTGCGACCTGCGCACCTTCTTCCAGCCGACCCTCAACGGCCCGCTGGGGATCGGCAAGAAGAAACTGGATGTCGAGGACACGTGGCTGGCGCAGCTCCGCTTCGAGAGCGGCTTCATCGCCGACTGGGGCTACTGCCGCGAGGCCCGGGGCCACAAGACCCGCACCGGCGTGTACTACGGCTCCAAGGGCTCGCTGCGCGACAAGCAGGAGTGGATGCACCCCTTCCAGTTCGGCGCCGACTTCGTGGACAACGACGGCAACGAGCTGGCGTACGAAGAGATCGAGAAGCAGTACATGGCCAGCCTGAAGCCCAAGCAGCAGGAGAAGCTCTTCCCGTACGGCCTGGGCGACGGCATGAGCAACGAGACGTGGGACTTCGTGGACGCGATAGACAAGGGCCGCCAGCCGGAAGTCACCGGCTATGATGGCATGATGGCCAAGGCCGTCTGCTACTCGCTCTACGAGTCGGCCGCAGCCGGCAAGTGGGTCAGCGTAGCGGACGTGGCGAGCGGGAAGGTGAACGCCTACCAGAAACCGATCGATGAGTTCTGGAAGATCTAG
- a CDS encoding flippase-like domain-containing protein, which produces MTKDTSGRKRPLLLLVRLLATLLLVGIVLRAVPLGETWTALRELIPAWVAWALVVELAVRVISILRWHLLLPPAGVRLPFAETLRLGFIALFYNNFMPSTVGGDVAKSYLAVRGGQGTTATVVASVVVDRAVVGWGSLVVFGLVIGAFVDFPPFRYTMLILLGGGALAAVTTVLLARRQVSAAGAQPSGTVARLARKVVDKLIEVSSALLQYRHHRGSLAASWLVSCVGIMGTGLAVQYWCAALGHPLPILRMVAVAVILKITGIVPVSIGNIGWTEGATLLLLQWAGIPQSAALAVGVLQRVAGIALSLIGAGLQFWQPPDAPAPPAADEGAPPL; this is translated from the coding sequence ATGACGAAGGACACCTCCGGTCGGAAACGCCCTCTTCTCCTCCTGGTACGTCTCCTGGCCACGCTGCTGCTCGTCGGCATCGTGCTGCGCGCCGTGCCGCTGGGTGAGACGTGGACAGCGCTGCGCGAGCTGATCCCCGCGTGGGTAGCCTGGGCGCTCGTGGTGGAACTGGCCGTGCGGGTCATCTCCATCCTGCGCTGGCACCTGCTGCTCCCGCCGGCCGGCGTGCGCCTCCCCTTCGCCGAGACCCTGCGGCTGGGCTTCATCGCCCTGTTTTACAACAACTTCATGCCCTCGACCGTCGGCGGCGATGTGGCCAAGTCGTATCTGGCCGTGCGCGGGGGCCAGGGCACCACGGCGACTGTGGTGGCCTCGGTGGTGGTGGATCGCGCGGTGGTTGGCTGGGGCTCACTGGTGGTCTTCGGGCTCGTCATCGGCGCCTTCGTGGACTTCCCGCCCTTCCGCTACACGATGCTCATCCTGCTCGGCGGCGGGGCGCTGGCCGCAGTGACGACAGTGCTGCTGGCGCGACGCCAGGTCTCGGCCGCGGGCGCCCAGCCCTCCGGCACGGTCGCCCGACTGGCGCGCAAAGTCGTGGACAAGCTCATCGAGGTGTCCAGCGCGCTGCTGCAGTACCGCCACCACCGGGGCAGCCTGGCCGCCTCGTGGCTGGTGTCGTGTGTGGGCATCATGGGCACGGGTCTGGCGGTGCAGTACTGGTGCGCGGCGCTGGGGCACCCCTTGCCCATCCTGCGCATGGTGGCCGTGGCGGTCATTCTGAAGATCACCGGCATCGTGCCGGTCAGCATCGGCAACATCGGCTGGACCGAGGGAGCGACGCTGCTCCTGTTGCAGTGGGCCGGGATCCCGCAATCGGCGGCCCTGGCGGTGGGGGTGTTGCAGCGTGTGGCGGGCATTGCCCTGAGTCTGATCGGCGCGGGGCTGCAGTTCTGGCAGCCGCCGGACGCGCCCGCGCCACCTGCCGCCGACGAAGGAGCGCCCCCGCTGTGA